In Pseudomonas sp. ADAK18, a single window of DNA contains:
- the rhtA gene encoding threonine/homoserine exporter RhtA, translating to MTTSPRSLASALFPVGLLLIAMASIQSGASLAKSMFPIVGAQGTTTLRLVFASVIMLLLLRPWRARLTAKSLRTVIVYGMALGGMNFLFYMSLQTVPLGIAVALEFTGPLAVAIYSSRRAVDFLWIGLAIIGLLLLIPIGETSSGIDLTGAAYALGAGICWALYILFGQKAGADNGVQTAALGVMIAALFVAPIGIVHAGTTLLTPSLIPIAIGVAILSTALPYTLEMVALTRLPARTFGTLMSIEPAFGALSGLFFLQEHLSLTQWMAITCIILASVGATLTMRNESKPLVPSD from the coding sequence ATGACCACCTCGCCTCGTAGCCTAGCCTCGGCATTATTCCCTGTCGGCCTGCTACTGATTGCCATGGCTTCCATACAGTCCGGTGCCTCGCTGGCTAAAAGCATGTTTCCTATCGTTGGCGCACAAGGCACTACCACCCTGCGCCTTGTGTTCGCCAGCGTCATCATGCTACTGCTATTACGCCCATGGCGCGCCAGGCTCACCGCCAAATCCCTACGCACCGTAATCGTCTATGGAATGGCGCTGGGTGGGATGAACTTCCTCTTCTATATGTCCCTGCAGACCGTTCCCCTGGGAATAGCCGTAGCGCTCGAGTTCACCGGGCCTCTGGCAGTTGCTATCTATTCTTCGCGTCGCGCGGTCGACTTCCTCTGGATCGGCCTGGCGATCATCGGTCTCCTGCTGCTGATCCCCATCGGAGAAACCAGCAGCGGGATTGATCTGACGGGTGCTGCCTATGCATTAGGCGCCGGCATCTGCTGGGCGCTTTACATCCTGTTTGGCCAGAAGGCGGGAGCAGACAACGGCGTTCAAACGGCCGCACTAGGTGTCATGATCGCCGCGCTGTTTGTCGCACCGATTGGGATAGTCCATGCCGGCACAACACTACTGACTCCCTCACTGATCCCAATCGCCATTGGCGTCGCGATTTTGTCCACTGCCCTGCCCTACACCCTGGAGATGGTTGCGCTGACTCGGCTCCCGGCCCGTACATTCGGCACCTTGATGAGTATTGAACCCGCTTTCGGTGCGCTCTCCGGGCTATTTTTCCTTCAGGAACACTTGTCCTTGACACAATGGATGGCCATCACCTGCATCATCCTGGCTTCTGTTGGCGCAACCCTGACCATGCGTAATGAATCCAAACCATTAGTCCCGTCAGATTGA
- a CDS encoding TetR/AcrR family transcriptional regulator, which translates to MRYSASHKQETREKLLHSSAAMAKKEGFASVGVDGLMKAIGLSGGAFYSHFSSKDELFSSIIERELSHSLERLNGNGVQSRERLDRCLKFYLSMAHVEQMDAGCALPSLGAEIARSDVAVRQQAQDWICRLHAGWAATLGSDSLAWAVLSQCVGALVVARMMVDPLVQAQVLSSNHEVLSQQIGGL; encoded by the coding sequence ATGCGGTATTCAGCCAGTCACAAGCAGGAAACCAGAGAGAAGCTGTTGCACAGCAGCGCGGCCATGGCCAAGAAAGAAGGGTTTGCCAGTGTCGGTGTAGATGGCTTGATGAAAGCCATTGGCCTGAGCGGCGGGGCTTTTTATAGTCACTTCTCTTCGAAGGACGAATTGTTCAGTTCGATTATCGAGCGGGAGCTGAGTCACAGCCTTGAGCGCTTGAACGGCAACGGCGTTCAGAGTCGTGAGAGGCTGGATCGTTGTCTCAAGTTCTATTTGAGCATGGCTCATGTGGAGCAGATGGACGCGGGATGTGCTTTGCCGAGTCTTGGGGCTGAGATTGCACGGTCTGATGTTGCGGTGCGTCAGCAAGCGCAGGACTGGATTTGCAGGTTACACGCGGGTTGGGCTGCGACGCTGGGCAGCGACAGCCTGGCTTGGGCAGTTCTGTCGCAGTGCGTCGGCGCGCTGGTGGTGGCGCGGATGATGGTTGACCCGCTGGTTCAAGCGCAGGTGCTGTCATCGAACCATGAGGTACTCAGCCAACAGATAGGAGGCCTGTGA
- a CDS encoding SDR family oxidoreductase, with protein sequence MTDKKKIVLVVGAGDATGGAIARRFAREGYVACVTRRSADKLQPLVDSILSAGGEAHGFACDARKEEEVVALIEQIETELGPIEAFIFNIGANVPCSILEETARKYFKIWEMACFSGFLNAREVAKRMVTRQRGTILFTGATAGLRGAAGFAAFAGAKHGIRALAQSMARELGPRNIHVAHIVVDGAIDTAFIRDSFPQKYALKDQDGILNPEHIADSYWYLHSQPRDAWTFELDLRPWNEPW encoded by the coding sequence ATGACAGACAAGAAAAAAATCGTACTGGTCGTCGGTGCTGGCGATGCCACCGGAGGAGCAATTGCCAGGCGTTTTGCCCGTGAAGGGTATGTCGCTTGCGTCACTCGGCGCAGCGCCGACAAGCTTCAACCGCTGGTAGACAGTATTTTGTCAGCCGGAGGTGAAGCCCATGGCTTTGCCTGCGATGCGCGCAAAGAAGAAGAGGTCGTTGCGCTGATAGAACAGATCGAAACAGAGCTCGGCCCCATCGAAGCCTTTATCTTCAACATCGGCGCAAACGTGCCGTGCAGCATCCTGGAAGAAACCGCCCGCAAGTATTTCAAGATCTGGGAAATGGCCTGCTTTTCCGGCTTCCTGAATGCCCGGGAAGTGGCCAAGCGAATGGTTACCCGTCAACGGGGCACCATTTTGTTCACTGGCGCTACCGCTGGCTTACGCGGTGCTGCCGGGTTTGCCGCATTCGCGGGGGCCAAGCACGGAATTCGTGCCTTGGCGCAAAGCATGGCGAGAGAACTGGGCCCGCGTAATATTCATGTTGCCCATATCGTGGTCGACGGTGCCATCGACACGGCCTTCATCCGTGACAGCTTCCCGCAAAAATACGCCCTCAAGGACCAGGACGGCATTCTCAACCCCGAACACATTGCCGACAGCTATTGGTACCTGCACAGTCAACCACGGGATGCCTGGACCTTCGAACTGGACCTGCGCCCCTGGAATGAACCTTGGTAA
- a CDS encoding 2-hydroxychromene-2-carboxylate isomerase, whose protein sequence is MSKTLEFFFDLGSPATYLAYTQLPNLCTETDTQLVYQPMLLGGVFKATGNASPATIAAKGRYMFLDLARYAKRYNVPLKFNPNFPINTLTLMRAVTGIQMHQPERFIDFIDCLFRALWVEGRHLGDPAIVAQVLTEHGFDPAEVLALANDEAVKAALKDKTENAIQRGVFGAPSMFVGSQLFFGQDRLDFVREALS, encoded by the coding sequence ATGAGTAAAACCCTGGAATTTTTCTTCGACCTCGGTAGCCCTGCCACCTACCTGGCCTATACACAGTTACCAAACCTGTGCACCGAAACCGACACCCAACTGGTCTATCAACCGATGCTGCTCGGCGGTGTCTTCAAGGCCACCGGCAACGCCTCTCCCGCCACCATCGCAGCCAAAGGTCGCTACATGTTCCTGGACCTGGCGCGCTATGCCAAACGCTACAACGTCCCGCTCAAATTCAACCCGAACTTCCCCATTAATACGCTGACGCTGATGCGCGCTGTAACGGGTATTCAGATGCACCAGCCAGAACGTTTTATCGACTTTATCGACTGCCTGTTCCGCGCACTATGGGTAGAAGGACGTCATCTCGGGGATCCGGCAATCGTTGCACAAGTCCTGACCGAGCATGGCTTTGATCCCGCGGAAGTATTGGCGCTGGCCAACGATGAAGCAGTGAAAGCAGCCCTCAAGGACAAGACCGAAAACGCTATCCAGCGCGGCGTCTTCGGTGCCCCGAGCATGTTTGTTGGCAGCCAGTTGTTCTTCGGCCAGGATCGCCTGGATTTTGTGCGAGAAGCCCTGAGCTAA
- a CDS encoding aminopeptidase P family protein yields the protein MSTQPLTHGTVPQRLAHTRELMSREGIHALLVPSADPHLSEYLPGYWQGRQWLSGFHGSVGTLIVTADFAGVWADSRYWEQATKELKGSGIELVKLQPGQPGPLEWLAEQTPEGGVVAVDGAVMAVASARTLGSKLAERGARLRTDIDLLNQVWQDRPALPDQPIYQHLPPQATVSRGEKLAALRESLREKGADWHFIATLDDIAWLFNLRGGDVSFNPVFVSFALISQKQATLFVALSKVDGALRAVLEQDGVTLRDYSEVASALGAVPAGASVQVDPARVTAGLLENLGDGVKLVEGLNPTTLAKSRKSLADAEHIRQAMEQDGAALCEFFTWLDSALGRERITELTIDEHLTAARTRRPGYVSLSFNTIAAFNANGAMPHYHATEEEHALIEGDGLLLIDSGGQYLGGTTDITRMVPIGTPSEEQKRDCTRVLKGVIALSRAYFPKGILSPLLDAIARAPIWAEGVDYGHGTGHGVGYFLNVHEGPQVIAYQAVAAPQTAMQPGMITSIEPGTYRPGRWGVRIENLVLNREAGKTEFGEFLKFETLTLCPIDTRCLEPSLLTLDERQWFNDYHAQVRERLSPLLSGAALEWLRVRTVAI from the coding sequence ATGAGCACGCAGCCTTTGACCCATGGAACGGTTCCCCAGCGCCTGGCGCACACCCGTGAACTGATGAGCCGAGAGGGCATTCATGCCCTGTTGGTGCCGTCGGCCGACCCGCACCTGTCCGAATACCTGCCGGGATACTGGCAGGGGCGTCAGTGGTTGTCGGGTTTTCATGGTTCGGTGGGGACGCTGATTGTCACTGCGGATTTTGCCGGGGTGTGGGCGGATAGTCGTTATTGGGAACAGGCGACCAAGGAGCTCAAGGGCAGCGGCATTGAGTTGGTGAAGCTGCAACCGGGCCAGCCCGGGCCGCTGGAATGGCTGGCCGAACAAACCCCGGAAGGTGGTGTTGTGGCGGTGGATGGTGCGGTCATGGCCGTGGCGTCGGCGCGTACCTTGGGTAGCAAGTTGGCGGAGCGTGGCGCACGCCTGCGTACCGATATCGACCTGTTGAACCAAGTCTGGCAGGACCGTCCAGCCCTGCCTGATCAGCCGATCTATCAGCACTTGCCGCCCCAGGCCACCGTTAGCCGTGGTGAGAAACTTGCCGCCTTGCGCGAAAGCTTGAGGGAGAAGGGTGCCGACTGGCATTTCATCGCCACCCTGGATGACATCGCCTGGCTGTTCAACCTGCGTGGTGGTGATGTTTCGTTCAACCCGGTGTTCGTGTCCTTTGCCTTGATCAGTCAAAAGCAAGCCACATTGTTTGTTGCCTTGAGCAAAGTCGACGGGGCGCTACGCGCCGTACTGGAACAAGATGGCGTGACCCTGCGTGATTACAGCGAAGTGGCGAGTGCCTTGGGGGCAGTGCCTGCGGGTGCGAGCGTGCAGGTTGATCCGGCGCGGGTGACGGCGGGGTTGCTGGAAAACCTGGGCGACGGCGTCAAGCTGGTCGAAGGACTCAACCCGACTACCTTGGCCAAGTCCCGCAAGAGCCTGGCCGATGCCGAGCACATCCGCCAAGCCATGGAGCAGGATGGCGCCGCTTTGTGCGAGTTCTTCACTTGGCTGGACAGTGCTCTGGGCCGCGAGCGCATTACCGAGCTGACCATTGATGAACACCTGACGGCTGCCCGGACCCGCCGCCCGGGTTATGTGTCGCTGAGTTTCAACACCATTGCAGCATTCAATGCCAATGGCGCGATGCCTCATTACCATGCCACTGAAGAAGAGCATGCGCTGATCGAAGGCGATGGTTTGCTGTTGATCGACTCAGGCGGCCAGTACCTGGGTGGTACTACCGACATCACGCGGATGGTGCCCATCGGTACGCCGAGCGAAGAGCAGAAGCGCGACTGTACGCGGGTGCTCAAAGGTGTGATCGCCTTGTCCCGTGCGTATTTCCCCAAGGGCATTCTGTCGCCGTTGCTGGATGCTATCGCTCGTGCGCCGATCTGGGCCGAAGGCGTGGATTATGGTCACGGCACCGGTCATGGCGTCGGGTATTTCCTCAATGTGCATGAAGGTCCGCAGGTGATTGCCTATCAGGCCGTCGCGGCACCACAAACCGCCATGCAGCCTGGAATGATCACCTCTATCGAACCGGGCACCTACCGCCCAGGCCGTTGGGGGGTGCGTATCGAGAACCTGGTATTGAACCGCGAGGCCGGCAAGACCGAGTTTGGCGAGTTCCTCAAGTTCGAGACGCTGACCCTGTGCCCGATCGATACCCGTTGTCTGGAGCCATCGCTGCTGACGCTGGATGAGCGTCAGTGGTTCAACGACTATCACGCACAGGTGCGTGAGCGCTTGAGTCCGCTGCTCAGTGGCGCTGCGTTGGAGTGGTTGCGGGTGCGTACGGTGGCTATATAA
- a CDS encoding cysteine desulfurase family protein — protein sequence MNKRPLYFDYAATTPVDERVIQVMVECLGFNANFGNPASSSHAFGQQARQTVEQARRQVAELVGAQAEQIVWTSGATESNNLALKGVTQARGVSGGHIITSQIEHKATLDTARQLQEAGVAVTYLVPNADGLITVEAVSEALREDTFLVSLMLVNNELGTLNDIPAIGARVREQGALFHVDAAQGAGKVAIDLALWPVDLMSFSAHKLYGPKGIGALYVGPRAQQKVLAQIHGGGHEGGLRSGTLATHQIAGMGMAFALAAASFTQEKAVIVALRQRLLEQLNTIAGVRLNGSATQRIPHTLSLTFSEGEFNSAALSAGIAFSATSACNSASNAPSHVLLALGHDARSASRTIRLSLGRFTTEQDIDQAVQLIKDSLASAPAFWAV from the coding sequence ATGAATAAACGTCCTCTGTATTTCGACTACGCCGCCACCACGCCGGTGGATGAGCGGGTCATCCAGGTCATGGTCGAGTGCCTGGGGTTCAACGCCAATTTCGGTAACCCAGCCTCCAGCTCCCATGCGTTCGGCCAGCAGGCCCGGCAGACGGTTGAGCAAGCGCGGCGGCAGGTAGCTGAACTGGTAGGCGCGCAGGCGGAGCAAATCGTCTGGACCTCCGGTGCCACCGAGTCCAACAACCTTGCGCTCAAGGGCGTTACGCAAGCCAGGGGTGTATCTGGCGGGCATATCATTACCAGCCAGATCGAGCACAAGGCGACGCTGGACACGGCCCGCCAGTTGCAGGAAGCCGGGGTTGCGGTGACGTACCTGGTGCCGAATGCCGATGGGCTGATCACGGTCGAGGCTGTGAGCGAGGCGCTGCGCGAGGACACTTTCCTGGTGTCGCTGATGCTGGTCAACAATGAACTGGGCACCCTCAACGATATTCCGGCCATTGGTGCGCGGGTTCGTGAGCAAGGAGCACTGTTTCATGTGGACGCGGCGCAAGGTGCGGGCAAGGTCGCCATTGATTTGGCCTTGTGGCCGGTGGATCTGATGTCGTTTTCAGCCCACAAACTGTATGGCCCCAAAGGGATCGGTGCCCTGTATGTCGGGCCGCGTGCCCAGCAAAAAGTGTTGGCGCAGATTCATGGCGGTGGCCATGAAGGCGGGCTACGCTCTGGCACGCTGGCGACCCACCAGATTGCTGGAATGGGCATGGCGTTCGCCTTGGCCGCTGCTTCATTTACGCAAGAGAAGGCGGTGATTGTTGCGTTACGCCAGCGTCTGCTTGAGCAGTTGAATACGATTGCCGGAGTGCGCTTGAACGGTAGCGCCACTCAACGCATTCCCCATACCTTGAGCCTGACGTTCAGTGAGGGTGAGTTCAATTCTGCTGCGTTGAGTGCGGGCATCGCCTTTTCCGCCACGTCGGCATGCAACTCGGCGAGCAATGCGCCGTCCCACGTGCTCCTGGCGTTGGGGCATGATGCGCGCAGCGCAAGCCGTACCATTCGCTTGAGCCTGGGCCGTTTTACTACCGAGCAGGACATTGATCAGGCGGTACAGTTGATCAAGGATTCGCTGGCCAGCGCGCCGGCCTTCTGGGCGGTGTGA
- a CDS encoding DUF1552 domain-containing protein: MDILKSRRRFLMGLTAVGVFGPLTQFGLARIALAGQTQQPKLKVVFFVVPDGLAVDSATAYSSDGRGLWHPAAQEMDTDNFQLNEVSQELAAYRDQSLYIRGTILGPGNEGHNGWTWALRDREKKMTSIDVLLGQQMPGTDPSQRSLFSGPHSGIDGTAWHVSWEGAQMRRPDQDPVLMYEKIFGSTRRQVREQQARNSHVLDPVLADIKELQAQLDGAQRQKMDTQLDSVEQAIKDMENTLPPVGECSPLTLEPLAFKDAKFRTQVQNSHHQVVATALACGISRVATIQVGRSAESLNILDVSEQTNPHDCAHRYAGLDVWKKSRQWYTQRVKLFMDELARHADPDVPGDNLLAHTLIVFTSEMADGAPEHTVDMPLVLMGGASGLLKTGDGKGRYFNVTAQGDREHSGNAVIGKRFVDMQRIWATIAKAAGTSVPYTGKIDPVSGIFTNV, from the coding sequence ATGGATATTCTGAAAAGTCGTCGTCGTTTTCTCATGGGGCTCACGGCTGTGGGTGTTTTTGGTCCCCTGACCCAGTTCGGTCTGGCACGTATTGCCTTGGCAGGGCAGACCCAGCAACCCAAGCTCAAGGTCGTATTTTTTGTGGTGCCAGACGGTTTGGCTGTCGATTCGGCTACGGCCTACTCCAGCGATGGGCGTGGTCTCTGGCACCCGGCGGCACAAGAGATGGACACTGACAATTTTCAACTCAATGAAGTCAGTCAGGAATTGGCGGCATACCGTGATCAATCTTTGTATATCCGCGGCACGATACTGGGACCGGGAAATGAGGGGCACAACGGTTGGACATGGGCTCTACGTGATAGAGAGAAAAAAATGACATCGATCGACGTGTTGTTGGGGCAACAGATGCCGGGGACGGATCCTTCTCAGCGCAGTCTTTTTTCTGGCCCGCATTCCGGAATTGACGGTACGGCCTGGCATGTCTCGTGGGAGGGCGCGCAGATGCGTAGGCCTGATCAGGACCCGGTGCTGATGTACGAAAAGATATTTGGCTCAACCAGGCGGCAGGTACGTGAACAGCAGGCCCGGAACAGTCATGTGCTGGACCCGGTATTGGCCGATATCAAAGAGCTGCAGGCGCAGCTCGATGGTGCGCAGAGACAGAAGATGGACACCCAGCTTGATTCGGTGGAACAAGCAATCAAGGATATGGAGAACACCTTGCCGCCTGTGGGTGAGTGTTCGCCATTGACACTGGAACCATTGGCTTTCAAAGACGCGAAATTCCGCACCCAAGTGCAAAATAGCCATCATCAGGTGGTTGCCACTGCACTGGCCTGCGGGATAAGCCGGGTCGCCACGATCCAGGTCGGTCGATCGGCGGAATCACTGAATATCCTTGATGTCAGCGAGCAGACCAATCCTCATGATTGCGCTCATCGTTATGCTGGCCTGGATGTCTGGAAGAAGTCCCGCCAGTGGTACACCCAGCGGGTCAAGCTGTTTATGGATGAATTGGCACGGCATGCCGATCCAGACGTGCCGGGTGACAACCTGCTTGCACATACACTCATCGTGTTTACCAGCGAGATGGCCGATGGTGCGCCCGAGCATACGGTCGATATGCCGTTGGTATTGATGGGGGGCGCCAGTGGCTTGTTGAAAACCGGTGACGGGAAGGGGCGATACTTCAATGTGACGGCACAGGGAGATCGTGAACATAGCGGCAATGCTGTGATCGGCAAGCGTTTTGTTGATATGCAGCGTATTTGGGCGACGATTGCCAAGGCGGCGGGTACCAGCGTGCCCTATACCGGCAAGATCGATCCGGTGAGCGGAATATTCACTAACGTTTGA